The Acanthopagrus latus isolate v.2019 chromosome 6, fAcaLat1.1, whole genome shotgun sequence genome includes a region encoding these proteins:
- the LOC119021139 gene encoding migration and invasion-inhibitory protein isoform X1, translated as MWPTERLDVLRERNRDLLNRLKQQREELERPSCFGHSRKREREDEGEERRDSAEILTVTDGESGFARAALARPTVRFADTCEEQTGIQHTVPTPSLTSENAEGSEHTAPSELFIDSDGHLRDHTRLPEMRQAGTKSCLVNRSKEQRAVQSRVTFQSDDCDKISTSDRHYLQPLLGYDWIAGVLDAEDSLIERSDEFFDDLRMFRSLNRDDCVRSPQAELSEANLSVLPLLTDEDSPEANMDTHQCTFSYRINSRLFPVPFHSQERCPVCKKHKSSHPHTAAEPALIRVSIPRSALLPPHKYRAHRRCSFDPSDSLGLPSHCLSGWSNKSQYTLPPPSSLDLRSSLNLNNSTMSQNKELEDLSEPKVASHQISDVSRLARRNLQHFSPKTKPGSSSYLLR; from the exons ATGTGGCCGACGGAGCGACTGGACGTTTTACGAGAGCGCAACAGAGATTTGTTGAACCGtttgaagcagcagagagaggaactGGAGCGGCCGAGCTGCTTCGGTCACAGCcgcaagagggagagagaggacgagggtgaggagaggagagactcTGCAGAGATCCTGACTGTGACCGATGGAGAGAGCGGTTTTGCTAGGGCAGCGCTTGCCAGACCAACCGTGAGGTTTGCAG ATACATGCGAGGAACAAACAGGCATCCAGCACACTGTTCCAACACCATCTTTGACCTCTGAAAATGCAGAAGGGTCTGAACATACAGCGCCATCAGAACTTTTCATAGACAGTGATGGACATCTTCGAGACCACACCAGGCTGCCGGAGATGCGACAAGCCGGCACAAAGTCCTGTCTAGTGAATCGCAGTAAAGAGCAG aGGGCTGTGCAGAGTCGGGTCACATTTCAGTCTGATGACTGTGATAAGATATCTACCTCAGACAGGCATTATTTGCAGCCTTTACTCGGATATGACTGGATAGCAG GAGTCCTGGATGCAGAGGATTCTTTGATAGAGCGCTCTGACGAGTTCTTTGATGACTTGCGCATGTTTCGATCGCTCAATAGAGACGATTGCGTCCGCAGCCCGCAAGCAGA ATTGTCTGAGGCAAACCTTTCAGTCCTGCCGCTGCTAACAGACGAGGATAGCCCCGAGGCCAACATGGACACGCATCAAT GTACCTTCTCTTACAGGATTAACAGCAGACTGTTTCCCGTCCCATTTCACTCTCAAGAGCGCTGCCCAGTGTGCAAAAAGCATAAATCCTCCCACcctcacactgcagctgaacCAGCTCTCATTAG GGTCAGCATCCCTCGCTCTGCCCTCTTGCCACCTCACAAGTACAGAGCTCATAGGCGGTGTAGCTTTGACCCTTCTGATAGTTTGGGGTTACCATCG CATTGTCTCTCCGGCTGGTCCAACAAAAGTCAGTACACGCTGCCGCCACCCAGCAGCCTCGATCTGCGGAGCAGTCTGAATTTGAACAACTCCACCATGTCACAGAACAAGGAACTGGAG gatctCTCTGAACCCAAAGTGGCCAGTCACCAGATCTCAGATGTGTCTCGCTTGGCTCGACGCAACCTCCAACACTTctctccaaaaacaaaaccaggcaGCTCTTCTTATCTTTTGCGCTGA
- the LOC119021139 gene encoding migration and invasion-inhibitory protein isoform X2 translates to MWPTERLDVLRERNRDLLNRLKQQREELERPSCFGHSRKREREDEGEERRDSAEILTVTDGESGFARAALARPTVRFADTCEEQTGIQHTVPTPSLTSENAEGSEHTAPSELFIDSDGHLRDHTRLPEMRQAGTKSCLVNRSKEQRAVQSRVTFQSDDCDKISTSDRHYLQPLLGYDWIAGVLDAEDSLIERSDEFFDDLRMFRSLNRDDCVRSPQAELSEANLSVLPLLTDEDSPEANMDTHQCTFSYRINSRLFPVPFHSQERCPVCKKHKSSHPHTAAEPALIRVSIPRSALLPPHKYRAHRRCSFDPSDSLGLPSVYRFSSSWSSPALSLRLVQQKSVHAAATQQPRSAEQSEFEQLHHVTEQGTGGSL, encoded by the exons ATGTGGCCGACGGAGCGACTGGACGTTTTACGAGAGCGCAACAGAGATTTGTTGAACCGtttgaagcagcagagagaggaactGGAGCGGCCGAGCTGCTTCGGTCACAGCcgcaagagggagagagaggacgagggtgaggagaggagagactcTGCAGAGATCCTGACTGTGACCGATGGAGAGAGCGGTTTTGCTAGGGCAGCGCTTGCCAGACCAACCGTGAGGTTTGCAG ATACATGCGAGGAACAAACAGGCATCCAGCACACTGTTCCAACACCATCTTTGACCTCTGAAAATGCAGAAGGGTCTGAACATACAGCGCCATCAGAACTTTTCATAGACAGTGATGGACATCTTCGAGACCACACCAGGCTGCCGGAGATGCGACAAGCCGGCACAAAGTCCTGTCTAGTGAATCGCAGTAAAGAGCAG aGGGCTGTGCAGAGTCGGGTCACATTTCAGTCTGATGACTGTGATAAGATATCTACCTCAGACAGGCATTATTTGCAGCCTTTACTCGGATATGACTGGATAGCAG GAGTCCTGGATGCAGAGGATTCTTTGATAGAGCGCTCTGACGAGTTCTTTGATGACTTGCGCATGTTTCGATCGCTCAATAGAGACGATTGCGTCCGCAGCCCGCAAGCAGA ATTGTCTGAGGCAAACCTTTCAGTCCTGCCGCTGCTAACAGACGAGGATAGCCCCGAGGCCAACATGGACACGCATCAAT GTACCTTCTCTTACAGGATTAACAGCAGACTGTTTCCCGTCCCATTTCACTCTCAAGAGCGCTGCCCAGTGTGCAAAAAGCATAAATCCTCCCACcctcacactgcagctgaacCAGCTCTCATTAG GGTCAGCATCCCTCGCTCTGCCCTCTTGCCACCTCACAAGTACAGAGCTCATAGGCGGTGTAGCTTTGACCCTTCTGATAGTTTGGGGTTACCATCG GTTTATCGATTTTCGTCTTCGTGGTCTTCTCCAGCATTGTCTCTCCGGCTGGTCCAACAAAAGTCAGTACACGCTGCCGCCACCCAGCAGCCTCGATCTGCGGAGCAGTCTGAATTTGAACAACTCCACCATGTCACAGAACAAGGAACTGGAG gatctCTCTGA